The genomic interval GTGGACGCGGTACGCCTCGAAGCGGTGCGCGAGCGCTACGCCACCTCTGCCGAACGGCGGGGTATCCGCTTCGCCATCCTGAACCCCAAAGAGTTTGAACCGCAGGCATTCCACCAGAAACTGCTGGAACTCACCGACGGCAGAGGGTTCACCGACATCGTGAACATGGTACCGATAGCCGACGTGGTCGCCGACTCCGCACGACTCCTTGCCGATGGCGGTGTGTATAACATCTTCGCAGGGGTGGCGCGCGGCGTCAAAGCCTGTCTGGATGCAAATGCTATCTGCGGGCGCAGCGTGCGCTTCTTTGGCAGCAGCGGCTCATCGCTGGCGGACATCCGCCTGACGCTGGAGCAGATGGAAAGCGGTCAATTGCAGACCCGCGCCTCGCTGGCAGCCATCGGTGGCATGAGAGCAGCGCATGAGGGCATACGGGCACTCATGGAGGCACGCTTCCCCGGCAAGACGGTCATCTTCCCGCAGATACCCGACCTGCCACTGATGTCGCTGGCGGAGCTGAAGGAGAAGTTCCCCACCGTCTACGCCAAACTGGAGGGTGGTCGCTTCTGGACGAAGGAAGCGGAAGAGGAGCTGCTACGCCTTCTGCTGCCGGAGGGGTGATGCTTGCGGTATATGTTCGCAACGTCCTGAAGGCAATCAGGGACATCTATGAAGCAGAGGCAAGACCTCTGCCTGGAGGAGAGTAAGATGAAGCCAGATCTGGAGTTCTACCTGTCGCTGGACTATCCAGTGGAAATCCGCCGCCTTCCAGGCCTGGGGCGATGGATGTTCACTACCGCTGGAGATACTCCAGATGTGAAGCACGGCTTTACGCGGTATCGGACGGCGTAATGACCATCACGTTTGGCGGGGCTTTGAGCCTCATCTCTTTGTCCAGCGTCAACAGCGGTACGCCGTACTCTAATGCAACCTGCAGAACAATAGCATCACCTCCTTTCACTCCGATTTGCGCTCCCAATATACTGGCAGACTCCGCTACGTCCAGTGTAATGTCAGTCCAGCTTATCGATGACCATCGAACGAGTTGGTGGCAGACGGCAGCTGCAACGCCTTCGGAGCCCGTTCTTCTCCGAATAACACAGGTGACCTCCGCGAGCACCAAAACGGGACACACGGCTTCTAGCTGCGCACTGAGCATTTTTTCAAGCACAGGGTAACACTGGCTATGGAACACGTCGTTTGGGTCGAGAGCGCTGATGAAAACGTTGCTATCGACAACCAGCTTCACCGCTCGCGCTCCAGTTGTACGTCTACGACGCTGTTGCCACCTTTGGAGTGCCTGCCTACCGCGGCGATTAAATCCGCCAGAGAAGGCGAACTGGAATCACCTGTTTCCGAACCCGGATAACGGCACAGCTGGTCTCTCGTTCTGAGATTTGCCAGCCTGGTTCTCAAATAGTACAGGTCTTTCTCGAGCCGCCTTATTTCTTTCAGTATCTGCTGTTGTTCGAAGGTGTTCACGCCTGGCTCACCACCCATACCCATTGTATACCCACGAACGGGATGATGTCAACCGCTAAGGGCTTCCTCGTTCGAGCACAACGTTGGTGGAAGGGTCTCCTCTTGGTCGGGAAGGCGACAGGCTTTTGCCCGTCCGATACGGCGGGTTTTGACCAGACCCTTTCGTTCGAGCGGATTCCGGAAATACCCTTCGCCCGGAATAGCGCCTTGCGCCAATCCCGCATGTCCCTGCGCACCCAAACGGTAATCTCGGGTTCCTGCGCATGGCTTGCGTCACCGGCGTCTGGCTTCCGTTTCGATGTCATAGTCTCTCACCTCCTCATGATTCACTTCCCTCCTGCAGATACGCGGCTCTCGGGAAGCGAATCTTGACCGGCTGGCGGAAGGTCGCGTGGCTGATGACCAGATCGCCCTTCTCCAGGCGCGAGATGTTCGCCTTCACCGCCGGGTCTAAGAAGCGATAGGCAGGCAAGGACAGCTCCGCAGAGCCACTGCGCCCGATGACCATCGTGGAACTGTTGCCCGCGACGCGCTACCCTACCTCCTGACGTCCGGACGCAGAGAATACGGCAACGTTGTCCTCGTCGGTTGCCCAATTGGCAGGGTTGTTCAGGATATATTCGCGGATGCGTTCCAGTTCCCCCGCATCTCGGATGATGTGTTTGTAATAATTACGCTGCCACAGCCGCCCGACAAACGGGGACCATCCCGATTGTTTGACCCCGCGTGTATACAAAACCGTGGTGATGGATTTAAACGCCCCCACCACATCCCCCACCGTAGGGGCAACCCTTGTGGTTGCCCCTGTCGTTGCCGTTGCATGGGCAGGCACAAGACCTGCCCCTACGGGTGTGTCGTGTGGTTCAAACGCAGGCACGCCCCCACCGCCGTTTCCTGTCACCGCACCATGCGCCTTACGAATAGCGCGTCGATACCCAGAAAGTAGCCCTTCGAAGCGGCGTTTTTGCCCTTGTTGCGCAGGGTCAGCGTGTAGGTGCCGGGCTCCAGATAGCCCAGCTCCACCACCTGCTCGTGCAGGTAGGGACTGCGCGCGTACAGGTCAAACGTCGCGAGCGGCTTGCCGTCCAGCTCCAGATCAAAGATGCCGAAGTCGAACGAGTAGGTGGTGACGAGGAACAGCACGTGCCGCCCAGCCTGTTTCACCTCGATGGGCAGGCTCAGCGTCTGTCCCTCCGTGTCCGGCGTCCAGAACAGCTGCGCCCCACCGCTGAACAGGGGTAGTTCCTGCCTCTCCACCCTGCCCGCGCTCACACTCACCCGTTCCAGCAGCGTTTCCGCCTCCGTGCCGTTGTTGGCGATGGTGTGGAACACGCGGGCATAGCCTTTCGGCATCGGCGGGAAGGGCTTGTGGGGTTCCAGCTGATACCAGAAGGCGACGGAGGAGAAGTCGTCCTCGCGCTCCTCGAAGCCCGATTGCAGGCTGCCGTCTGGCTTGCTGGTGGCACCCTTGTGTTCCATCTCGAAACGCAACGACTTGCGGAACGTGATGGGGTCGTTGATGTGCCAGCGAAACACGCTGGAGCGCGCCCCCACGGTCTCACCCTCCATCAGCGGCACGCCGTAGAATGGTCCGGAGTGCTGGCGAAAGCCCCACGCATCGCAGAAGTAGTCCTCCGTGCCGGTGCCTCGCAGGCTGGGCTCGTGCTCGCCGTCGATGAAGAAAAAGTCATCGCCCTCGCCCCACCACCGGCGGGCGAGCTGTCGGCAACTGAGCACCGTGCCCACATAGTGCCCGCGCCCCGCGATATCGGCGATGAGGTAGTTGCGCCCCATCACCGTGGGGAACTCCTGGCGATACATCGCGTGGAAG from Bacillota bacterium carries:
- a CDS encoding type II toxin-antitoxin system VapC family toxin, whose amino-acid sequence is MKLVVDSNVFISALDPNDVFHSQCYPVLEKMLSAQLEAVCPVLVLAEVTCVIRRRTGSEGVAAAVCHQLVRWSSISWTDITLDVAESASILGAQIGVKGGDAIVLQVALEYGVPLLTLDKEMRLKAPPNVMVITPSDTA
- a CDS encoding DUF2961 domain-containing protein, yielding MRATVALLLLLVSVLPAASQLSSLQSLTQLRHEVTRRESSSDPDWRNGNRDARPIEPGETLVLADLKGPGEITHIWCTVAAAEPQYSRLLVLRMYWDGEEHPSVECPLGDFFGLGHGWDVPYDSLPVRVTANGRARNCYWVMPFRKSARITVTNEGRLPVRLFFYTIDWRQLPGLPKNTPYFHAMYRQEFPTVMGRNYLIADIAGRGHYVGTVLSCRQLARRWWGEGDDFFFIDGEHEPSLRGTGTEDYFCDAWGFRQHSGPFYGVPLMEGETVGARSSVFRWHINDPITFRKSLRFEMEHKGATSKPDGSLQSGFEEREDDFSSVAFWYQLEPHKPFPPMPKGYARVFHTIANNGTEAETLLERVSVSAGRVERQELPLFSGGAQLFWTPDTEGQTLSLPIEVKQAGRHVLFLVTTYSFDFGIFDLELDGKPLATFDLYARSPYLHEQVVELGYLEPGTYTLTLRNKGKNAASKGYFLGIDALFVRRMVR